In one Sphingomonas sp. AP4-R1 genomic region, the following are encoded:
- a CDS encoding DUF1501 domain-containing protein — protein sequence MDFSRRDFAKLLAGAGVSAAFCQLGRSAAIAAPVSGYKAMVGIFLFGGNDGWNMVVPTDSTRYAAYAATRVANIVLPQANLTPLAGSTYGLHPSLAPLKSVWDEGGLNVVLNAGTLFQPLTKAQYNASPNLRPVNLMSHADEQAHWQGLRARDINVDGFMGRLSDRAAQASIPSLISFGGSQLAMLGKSTSPLVLPSSGLVSQYGTAGNSADPVVFARANAVSAFADGAGQGAVTQTTATGLSSAYAQAVQANTILSATSTVDQYFTNPTTGAALTSDVARQLMRVARMIEARSTLGQSRQTFFVTHGGYDTHANQISVQGALFTDLANAMLGFNKAMKALGLNENVTCFTMSDFGRVYKGNAQGGSDHAWGNNHLVMGGALKPKQVIGTYPSQVMGGVDDVSNDGRFIPTISQEEYIGAIARWHGVADADLPYVFPNWATFNGGGRGPLGLFQG from the coding sequence ATGGATTTTTCCCGCCGCGATTTCGCGAAGCTGCTGGCCGGCGCCGGCGTGAGCGCCGCTTTCTGCCAGCTCGGCCGGTCGGCCGCGATCGCCGCCCCGGTTTCGGGCTACAAGGCGATGGTCGGCATCTTCCTGTTCGGCGGCAATGACGGCTGGAACATGGTCGTGCCGACCGACTCCACCCGCTACGCCGCTTATGCCGCCACGCGCGTGGCCAATATCGTGCTGCCGCAGGCCAATCTCACGCCGCTGGCGGGCAGCACTTACGGTCTCCACCCCTCGCTCGCGCCGCTGAAATCGGTGTGGGACGAGGGCGGGCTGAACGTGGTGCTGAATGCGGGCACCCTGTTCCAGCCGCTGACCAAGGCGCAGTATAACGCCAGCCCGAACCTGCGCCCGGTCAACCTGATGAGCCATGCCGACGAGCAGGCGCACTGGCAGGGGCTGCGCGCGCGCGACATCAATGTCGACGGCTTCATGGGGCGCCTGAGCGATCGGGCGGCGCAGGCCTCGATCCCGTCGCTGATCTCGTTCGGCGGCAGCCAGCTGGCGATGCTCGGCAAATCGACCTCGCCGCTGGTGCTTCCGTCATCGGGCCTCGTCTCCCAATATGGCACGGCGGGCAATTCGGCCGACCCGGTCGTCTTCGCGCGCGCCAATGCCGTCTCCGCCTTCGCCGATGGCGCGGGGCAGGGCGCGGTGACGCAGACGACCGCGACCGGGCTCAGCTCGGCTTACGCCCAGGCGGTGCAGGCGAACACGATCCTGTCCGCCACCAGCACGGTGGACCAATATTTCACCAACCCGACGACGGGCGCGGCGCTCACCAGCGATGTCGCCCGCCAGCTGATGCGCGTGGCGCGGATGATCGAGGCGCGCAGCACATTGGGCCAGAGCCGCCAGACCTTCTTCGTCACGCATGGCGGCTACGACACGCATGCCAACCAGATTTCGGTGCAGGGCGCGCTCTTCACCGATCTGGCCAATGCGATGCTGGGCTTCAACAAGGCGATGAAGGCGCTGGGCCTGAACGAGAACGTCACCTGCTTCACGATGAGCGATTTCGGCCGCGTCTATAAGGGCAATGCGCAGGGCGGCAGCGATCATGCGTGGGGCAACAACCATCTGGTGATGGGCGGCGCTCTGAAGCCCAAGCAGGTGATCGGCACCTATCCCTCGCAGGTGATGGGCGGGGTGGACGACGTCTCCAATGACGGGCGCTTCATCCCGACGATCAGCCAGGAGGAATATATCGGGGCGATCGCACGCTGGCATGGCGTGGCGGACGCGGACCTGCCCTACGTGTTCCCGAACTGGGCGACGTTCAATGGCGGCGGGCGCGGGCCTTTGGGGCTGTTTCAGGGGTAG
- a CDS encoding CvpA family protein codes for MTTLDILVLLLLGGGAILGGLRGFVSEVLSLFAWGFAIFALKMLHTPATKFLAPLIGSGGGAAVVAFVFIFGLVFFGGRIVADMVGRRTRSSVLGPIDRLLGFGFGALKGLLIATVAYLGINLVYDVWAGKDAQRPEWLRTSRTYPLLSASGRAIIEFVHVRRGDTTKQDYRLDNAQSNGAV; via the coding sequence ATGACCACGCTCGACATCCTCGTCCTCCTGCTGCTCGGCGGCGGCGCGATTCTGGGGGGATTGCGCGGATTCGTGAGCGAGGTGCTGTCGCTGTTCGCGTGGGGCTTCGCGATCTTCGCGCTGAAGATGCTCCATACGCCCGCCACGAAATTCCTGGCCCCGCTCATCGGATCGGGCGGCGGTGCCGCCGTCGTCGCCTTCGTCTTCATCTTCGGCCTCGTCTTCTTCGGCGGGCGGATCGTGGCGGACATGGTCGGCAGGCGGACGCGCAGCTCGGTGCTGGGGCCGATCGACCGGCTGCTGGGCTTCGGCTTCGGCGCCCTCAAAGGCCTGCTGATCGCCACCGTCGCCTATCTGGGCATCAACCTCGTCTACGACGTGTGGGCGGGCAAGGACGCCCAGCGGCCCGAATGGCTGCGCACCTCGCGCACCTATCCGCTGCTGAGCGCGAGCGGGCGGGCGATCATCGAATTCGTGCATGTGCGCCGCGGCGATACGACCAAGCAGGATTATCGGCTGGACAATGCCCAGTCGAACGGCGCGGTCTGA
- a CDS encoding iron-sulfur cluster assembly scaffold protein, with protein sequence MAAATLYNATILRLAASIPHHERLAEPQGTSERRSPVCGSRVTVDVALDGEGRIAEIGLLVRACALGQASASLMSAHAIGRNEPELAEARDALTAYLAVERDDPGAWPGLEIFEPARAHSARHASIRLAFEAVAEAVAQARRADAA encoded by the coding sequence ATGGCGGCGGCGACCCTCTATAACGCGACGATCCTGCGGCTGGCGGCGAGCATCCCGCATCACGAGAGGCTGGCCGAACCCCAGGGCACGAGCGAGCGGCGCTCGCCCGTCTGCGGCAGCCGCGTGACGGTGGACGTGGCGCTGGACGGCGAGGGGCGGATCGCGGAGATCGGCCTGCTGGTGCGCGCCTGCGCGCTGGGGCAGGCCTCGGCCTCGCTGATGAGCGCCCACGCAATCGGCCGCAACGAGCCGGAGCTGGCGGAGGCGCGCGACGCGCTGACCGCCTATCTCGCGGTCGAGCGGGACGATCCCGGCGCGTGGCCCGGCCTGGAGATTTTCGAACCGGCGCGCGCGCACAGCGCCCGCCACGCCTCGATCCGCCTCGCCTTCGAGGCGGTGGCCGAGGCGGTGGCGCAGGCGCGTCGGGCGGACGCGGCATGA
- a CDS encoding cation:proton antiporter has protein sequence MTEESIRDGIVMLGAALALVLLFRRLGLGATLGYLIAGAIIGPHGLHLVGDAEGKIGVAELGITLLLFVVGLELNLTRLWRLRRDIFGFGAVQVVACGVALSAIVFYFTGFSMAAAIALGLPLALSSTAQVLPMLQSAGRLNTPFGERAFSILLFQDLSIVPLITIIAALSRAPADPSAPPGWLLAVYTVVAVVGLIAVGRYALNPLFRLIGRLGERELFVAAGLFTVLAAAGVMDYFHLSTALGAFVAGVMLADSPYRHELEADVDPFRTILLGLFFVAIGMMLDLHAIAERPLFVIGLAIAVVVMKSTIIYGIGRLFRLPHRQSVALGLLLSQGGEFGFVLFGQAQAAMLVAPEAASLLGAVVTLSMATTPFLIMIARRFYEARVDAGSHAELEGLDGGAKPSAIIVGYGRFGQTVAQMLMAADFETTIIDSDAEMIDVAARFGLKVYYGDGTRLDLLKQANAKDARAIVFAMDKDQLSREELQLALKTFRQASIFVRAYDRRALIEYKDLDTADVIREVFESAVVMGRRALSSLGVDDQKVAEIEAAYRTKDKARLRIQLEKGLFAEEARSIAFSSSPPPGEQRAP, from the coding sequence ATGACGGAGGAAAGCATTCGCGACGGCATCGTGATGCTCGGCGCGGCGCTGGCGCTGGTGCTGCTGTTCCGCCGGCTGGGGCTGGGCGCCACGCTGGGCTATCTCATCGCGGGCGCGATCATCGGCCCGCATGGTCTGCATCTGGTGGGCGATGCCGAAGGCAAGATCGGCGTCGCGGAACTGGGCATCACCTTGCTGCTGTTCGTGGTGGGGCTGGAACTCAATCTGACCCGACTGTGGCGGCTGCGGCGCGACATCTTCGGCTTCGGGGCGGTGCAGGTGGTGGCGTGCGGCGTCGCGCTCTCCGCGATCGTCTTCTATTTCACCGGCTTCTCGATGGCGGCCGCGATCGCGCTGGGCCTGCCTCTGGCGCTGTCCTCCACCGCGCAGGTGCTGCCGATGCTGCAGTCGGCCGGGCGCCTGAACACGCCGTTCGGCGAGCGGGCCTTCTCGATCCTGCTGTTCCAGGACCTCTCGATCGTGCCGCTGATCACGATCATCGCGGCGCTGAGCCGGGCGCCGGCCGATCCGTCCGCGCCGCCGGGCTGGCTGCTCGCCGTCTATACGGTGGTGGCGGTGGTCGGGCTGATCGCGGTCGGCCGCTATGCGCTCAATCCCCTGTTCCGGCTGATCGGGCGGCTGGGCGAGCGCGAACTGTTCGTGGCGGCGGGGCTCTTCACCGTGCTCGCGGCGGCGGGGGTGATGGACTATTTCCACCTCTCGACGGCGCTCGGCGCGTTCGTCGCGGGCGTGATGCTGGCCGACAGCCCCTATCGGCACGAGCTGGAGGCGGATGTCGATCCGTTCCGCACGATCCTGCTCGGCCTGTTCTTCGTCGCGATCGGCATGATGCTGGATCTGCACGCGATCGCCGAGCGGCCCCTGTTCGTGATCGGGCTGGCGATCGCGGTGGTCGTCATGAAATCGACGATCATCTACGGGATCGGGCGCCTGTTCCGCCTGCCGCATCGCCAGTCGGTCGCGCTCGGTTTGCTGCTGAGCCAGGGCGGCGAATTCGGCTTCGTGCTGTTCGGGCAGGCGCAGGCGGCGATGCTGGTCGCGCCCGAGGCGGCGAGCCTGCTGGGCGCGGTGGTGACGCTCTCGATGGCGACCACGCCGTTCCTGATAATGATCGCGCGCCGCTTCTACGAGGCGCGGGTCGATGCCGGTTCGCACGCCGAGCTGGAGGGGCTGGACGGCGGCGCCAAGCCGAGCGCGATCATCGTCGGCTACGGGCGCTTCGGCCAGACCGTGGCGCAGATGCTGATGGCGGCGGATTTCGAGACGACGATCATCGATTCGGATGCGGAGATGATCGATGTCGCCGCCCGCTTCGGCCTGAAGGTCTATTATGGCGACGGCACGCGGCTGGACCTGCTGAAGCAGGCCAATGCCAAGGATGCGCGCGCGATCGTGTTCGCGATGGACAAGGATCAGCTGAGCCGGGAGGAATTGCAGCTGGCGCTGAAGACGTTCCGCCAGGCCTCGATCTTCGTGCGCGCTTATGATCGGCGGGCGCTGATCGAATATAAGGATCTGGATACGGCGGACGTGATCCGCGAGGTGTTCGAATCCGCGGTGGTGATGGGCCGCCGCGCGCTTTCTTCGCTGGGCGTGGACGATCAGAAGGTGGCCGAGATCGAGGCGGCGTATCGCACCAAGGACAAGGCGCGTCTGCGGATCCAGCTGGAAAAGGGCCTGTTCGCGGAAGAGGCCCGGTCGATCGCAT